A genomic segment from Bradyrhizobium sp. CB1015 encodes:
- the rplD gene encoding 50S ribosomal protein L4, whose product MELKVTTLEGKEAGSVQLSDAIFGLEPREDIIARCVQWQLNKRQAGTHKAKGRAEIWRTGKKMYKQKGTGGARHGSARVPQFRGGGRAFGPVVRSHATDLPKKVRALALKHALSAKAKDGDLVVIEKAALETAKTKALLGHFSGLGLTNALIIDGAELNNGFAAAARNIPNMDVLPIQGINVYDILRRQKLVLTKAAIDALEARFK is encoded by the coding sequence ATGGAATTGAAGGTCACCACCCTCGAAGGTAAGGAAGCGGGCTCCGTCCAGCTGTCCGACGCCATTTTCGGCCTCGAGCCGCGCGAGGACATCATCGCGCGCTGCGTGCAATGGCAGCTCAACAAGCGCCAGGCCGGCACACACAAGGCCAAGGGCCGCGCCGAGATCTGGCGCACCGGCAAGAAGATGTACAAGCAGAAGGGCACCGGCGGTGCTCGTCACGGCTCGGCCCGCGTGCCGCAGTTCCGCGGCGGCGGTCGTGCCTTCGGTCCGGTGGTGCGTTCGCACGCCACCGACCTGCCGAAGAAGGTCCGTGCGCTCGCTCTGAAGCATGCGCTCTCGGCCAAGGCCAAGGACGGCGATCTCGTCGTGATCGAGAAGGCCGCGCTCGAGACCGCCAAAACCAAGGCGCTGCTCGGCCACTTCTCTGGTCTCGGCCTGACCAACGCGCTGATCATCGACGGTGCCGAGCTCAACAACGGCTTCGCCGCTGCGGCCCGCAACATCCCGAACATGGACGTGCTGCCGATCCAGGGCATCAACGTCTATGACATCCTGCGCCGTCAGAAGCTCGTTCTGACCAAGGCCGCCATCGATGCGCTGGAGGCGCGCTTCAAATGA
- the rplV gene encoding 50S ribosomal protein L22 — MSKPKRERSLADNEARAVARMLRVSPQKLNLVAQLIRGRKASAALADLQFSRKRIAVDVKKCLESAIANAENNHDLDVDDLVVAQAFVGNGLVMKRFAARGRGRSGRVYKPFSQLTIIVRQVEAEAAA; from the coding sequence ATGAGCAAACCTAAGCGCGAACGGAGCCTCGCCGACAACGAGGCCAGGGCGGTCGCCCGGATGCTGCGGGTGAGCCCGCAGAAGCTCAACCTGGTCGCCCAGCTCATTCGCGGCCGGAAGGCGTCTGCCGCGCTCGCCGACCTGCAGTTTTCGCGCAAGCGGATCGCGGTCGACGTGAAGAAGTGCCTGGAATCGGCGATCGCCAACGCCGAGAACAACCACGACCTCGACGTCGACGATCTCGTCGTGGCGCAGGCCTTCGTCGGCAACGGCCTCGTGATGAAGCGCTTCGCCGCCCGCGGTCGCGGCCGCTCGGGCCGGGTCTACAAACCGTTTTCGCAGCTGACGATCATCGTTCGTCAGGTCGAAGCTGAAGCCGCCGCTTAA
- the rplP gene encoding 50S ribosomal protein L16 — protein sequence MMQPKKTKFRKAHKGRIHGVASSGATLAFGQFGLKATEPERVTARQIEAARRALTRHMKRAGRVWIRVFPDVPVSKKPAEVRMGSGKGSPELWVARVKPGRVLFEIDGVNTQTAREALTLAAAKLPIKTRFVERIAE from the coding sequence ATGATGCAACCTAAGAAAACGAAGTTCCGGAAGGCGCATAAGGGCCGCATCCACGGCGTTGCGTCTTCGGGCGCGACGTTGGCGTTCGGCCAGTTCGGCCTGAAGGCGACCGAGCCTGAGCGTGTCACCGCGCGCCAGATCGAAGCCGCCCGCCGCGCGCTGACCCGCCACATGAAGCGCGCCGGCCGCGTCTGGATCCGCGTGTTCCCCGACGTTCCGGTGTCGAAGAAGCCGGCCGAAGTCCGCATGGGCTCCGGCAAGGGTTCGCCGGAATTGTGGGTCGCGCGCGTCAAGCCGGGCCGGGTGCTGTTCGAGATCGACGGCGTCAACACCCAGACGGCGCGTGAGGCGCTGACCCTGGCGGCCGCCAAGCTGCCGATCAAGACGCGCTTCGTCGAGCGCATTGCGGAGTAA
- the rplB gene encoding 50S ribosomal protein L2 encodes MALKTFNPTTPGQRQLVMVDRSALYKGKPLKALTEGKKSSGGRNNTGRITVRFRGGGHKQTLRTVDFKREKVDVPATVERLEYDPNRTGFIALIKYQDGEQAYILAPQRLAVGDTIIAGNYVDVKPGNVMPLGNMPVGTIIHNIEVKIGKGGQLARSAGTYAQLVGRDQDYVIIRLNSGEQRLVHGRCRGTIGAVSNPDHMNTSIGKAGRKRWMGRRPHNRGVAMNPIDHPHGGGEGRTSGGRHPVTPWGKPTKGKKTRTNKSTNKFILLSRHKRKK; translated from the coding sequence ATGGCACTGAAGACATTCAATCCCACGACGCCGGGCCAGCGCCAGCTGGTCATGGTCGATCGTTCGGCCCTCTACAAGGGCAAGCCGCTGAAGGCGCTCACCGAAGGCAAGAAGTCCTCGGGCGGCCGCAACAACACCGGCCGCATCACCGTGCGCTTCCGCGGCGGCGGTCACAAGCAGACGCTGCGTACCGTCGACTTCAAGCGTGAGAAGGTCGACGTGCCCGCGACCGTCGAGCGGCTGGAATATGATCCCAACCGGACCGGCTTCATCGCGCTGATCAAGTATCAGGACGGCGAGCAGGCCTACATCCTGGCGCCGCAGCGCCTGGCCGTGGGCGACACGATCATCGCCGGCAACTACGTCGACGTGAAGCCGGGCAACGTCATGCCGCTCGGCAACATGCCGGTCGGTACGATCATCCACAACATCGAGGTCAAGATCGGGAAGGGCGGTCAGCTCGCCCGTTCCGCCGGCACCTACGCCCAGCTCGTCGGCCGCGACCAGGATTACGTCATCATCCGCCTGAACTCGGGCGAGCAGCGCCTGGTGCACGGCCGTTGCCGCGGCACGATCGGCGCGGTGTCGAACCCGGATCACATGAACACTTCGATCGGCAAGGCCGGTCGCAAGCGTTGGATGGGCCGCAGGCCGCACAACCGCGGTGTCGCGATGAACCCGATCGACCATCCGCACGGCGGTGGTGAAGGTCGTACCTCGGGCGGCCGTCACCCGGTCACCCCGTGGGGCAAGCCGACCAAGGGCAAGAAGACCCGCACCAACAAGTCGACCAACAAATTCATTCTCCTAAGCCGCCACAAGCGGAAGAAGTAA
- the fusA gene encoding elongation factor G yields the protein MPRQHAIEDYRNFGIMAHIDAGKTTTTERILYYTGKSHKIGEVHEGAATMDWMEQEQERGITITSAATTAFWNGKRLNIIDTPGHVDFTIEVERSLRVLDGAVCVLDSNQGVEPQTETVWRQGDKYKVPRIVFANKMDKIGADFFKCLSDIVDRLGAKPVAIQLPIGAENNFKGLVDLVKMKGVIWNDESLGAKFDYVDIPEDLVDQAKEYREKMVEAAVELDDDAMAAYLDGKEPDEATLKRLIRKAVLTGAFYPVLCGSAFKNKGVQPLLDAVVDYLPSPLDVPAIKGTDDKGNEVVRKADDKEPLALLAFKIMDDPFVGTITFCRIYSGILQSGTGVVNSTREKKERIGRMLLMHANNREDIKEAYAGDIVALAGLKEARTGDTLCDPDHQVILEKMEFPEPVIEIAIEPKSKADQEKLGVALAKLAAEDPSFRVSTDHESGQTILKGMGELHLDIKVDILKRTYKVDANIGAPQVAFRERITKRVEHSYTHKKQTGGTGQFAAVSFIVEPNEPGKGFEFESKIVGGAVPKEYIPGVEKGLESVLSSGVVAGFPVVDVKVQLVDGKYHDVDSSALAFEIASRACFREALQMGKSVLLEPIMKVEVVTPEDYTGSVIGDLNSRRGQIQGQDMRGNANVINAMVPLMNMFGYVNNLRSMSQGRATFTMQFDHYAEAPANVSAEVQKKFA from the coding sequence ATGCCCCGCCAACATGCCATCGAGGACTACCGTAACTTCGGTATCATGGCGCATATCGACGCCGGCAAGACCACGACCACCGAGCGCATCCTCTATTACACCGGCAAGAGCCACAAGATCGGCGAAGTGCACGAAGGTGCCGCGACGATGGACTGGATGGAGCAGGAGCAGGAGCGTGGCATCACGATCACCTCGGCTGCGACCACCGCGTTCTGGAACGGCAAGCGCCTGAACATCATCGACACGCCCGGCCACGTCGACTTCACCATCGAAGTCGAGCGTTCGCTCCGCGTGCTCGACGGCGCCGTCTGCGTGCTCGACTCCAACCAGGGCGTCGAGCCCCAGACCGAGACGGTCTGGCGCCAGGGCGACAAGTACAAGGTTCCGCGCATCGTCTTCGCCAACAAGATGGACAAGATCGGTGCCGACTTCTTCAAGTGTCTGTCGGACATCGTCGACCGTCTGGGCGCCAAGCCCGTCGCGATCCAGCTTCCGATCGGTGCCGAGAACAACTTCAAGGGTCTCGTCGACCTCGTGAAGATGAAAGGCGTCATCTGGAACGATGAATCGCTCGGCGCGAAGTTCGACTATGTCGACATTCCGGAAGATCTCGTCGACCAGGCCAAGGAATACCGCGAGAAGATGGTGGAAGCCGCCGTCGAGCTCGACGACGACGCCATGGCCGCCTATCTCGACGGCAAGGAGCCGGACGAGGCGACCCTGAAGCGCCTGATCCGCAAGGCGGTGCTGACCGGCGCGTTCTATCCCGTGCTGTGCGGCTCGGCCTTCAAGAACAAGGGCGTGCAGCCGCTGCTCGACGCCGTCGTCGACTACCTGCCGTCGCCGCTCGACGTGCCCGCGATCAAGGGCACCGACGACAAGGGCAACGAAGTCGTGCGCAAGGCGGACGACAAGGAGCCGCTGGCGCTGCTCGCGTTCAAGATCATGGACGACCCGTTCGTCGGCACCATCACCTTCTGCCGCATCTATTCCGGCATTCTACAGAGCGGCACCGGCGTCGTGAACTCGACCCGCGAGAAGAAGGAGCGGATCGGGCGCATGCTGTTGATGCATGCGAACAACCGCGAGGACATCAAGGAAGCCTATGCCGGCGACATCGTCGCGCTGGCGGGTCTGAAGGAAGCGCGCACCGGTGACACGCTGTGCGATCCCGACCATCAGGTCATCCTCGAGAAGATGGAATTCCCCGAGCCGGTCATCGAGATCGCGATCGAGCCGAAGTCCAAGGCCGACCAGGAGAAGCTGGGCGTGGCGCTGGCCAAGCTCGCCGCGGAGGATCCGTCCTTCCGCGTGTCGACCGACCACGAGTCCGGCCAGACCATCCTCAAGGGCATGGGCGAGCTCCATCTCGACATCAAGGTCGACATCCTCAAGCGCACCTACAAGGTCGACGCCAACATCGGTGCGCCGCAGGTCGCGTTCCGCGAGCGCATCACCAAGCGGGTCGAGCACAGCTACACCCACAAGAAGCAGACCGGCGGTACCGGCCAGTTCGCGGCCGTGTCGTTCATCGTCGAGCCGAACGAGCCCGGCAAGGGCTTCGAGTTCGAATCGAAGATCGTCGGCGGCGCGGTGCCGAAGGAATACATCCCCGGCGTCGAGAAGGGCCTCGAGAGCGTGCTGTCGTCCGGCGTGGTCGCGGGCTTCCCCGTGGTCGACGTCAAGGTGCAGCTCGTCGACGGCAAGTATCACGATGTCGACTCGTCGGCGCTCGCCTTCGAAATCGCTTCGCGCGCCTGCTTCCGCGAAGCGCTGCAGATGGGCAAGTCGGTCCTGCTCGAGCCGATCATGAAGGTCGAGGTGGTGACCCCGGAAGACTATACCGGCTCGGTCATCGGCGACCTGAATTCCCGGCGCGGTCAGATCCAGGGGCAGGACATGCGCGGCAACGCCAACGTCATCAACGCGATGGTGCCGCTCATGAACATGTTCGGTTACGTGAACAATCTGCGCTCGATGAGCCAGGGTCGCGCGACCTTCACCATGCAGTTCGATCACTACGCAGAAGCGCCGGCCAACGTGTCGGCAGAAGTCCAGAAGAAGTTTGCCTGA
- the rplE gene encoding 50S ribosomal protein L5, whose product MAEAAYTPRLRAEYDAKIRTALTEKFGYENVMQVPRLDKVVLNMGVGDSVNDRKKAETAAAELTQIAGQKAIVTYSRIAIATFKLRENQPIGCKVTLRKARMYEFIDRLVNVALPRVRDFRGLNPKSFDGRGNYSLGIKEHIIFPEIDFDKVSEARGMDITVCTTAKTDEEARALLTAFNFPFRQ is encoded by the coding sequence ATGGCTGAGGCCGCTTACACGCCGCGCCTGCGCGCGGAATATGACGCGAAGATCCGCACGGCTCTGACCGAGAAGTTCGGTTACGAGAACGTCATGCAGGTTCCGCGCCTGGACAAGGTCGTGCTGAACATGGGCGTTGGCGATTCCGTCAACGACCGCAAGAAGGCCGAGACCGCCGCTGCCGAACTGACCCAGATCGCCGGCCAGAAGGCGATCGTGACCTATTCGCGCATCGCGATCGCGACCTTCAAGCTGCGTGAGAACCAGCCGATCGGCTGCAAGGTCACGCTGCGCAAGGCCCGCATGTACGAGTTCATCGATCGCCTGGTGAACGTGGCGCTGCCGCGTGTGCGCGACTTCCGCGGCCTGAACCCGAAGAGCTTCGATGGCCGCGGCAACTACTCGCTCGGCATCAAGGAGCACATCATTTTCCCCGAGATCGACTTCGACAAGGTCTCGGAAGCCCGCGGTATGGACATCACCGTCTGCACCACGGCCAAGACCGACGAAGAGGCGAGGGCCTTGTTGACCGCTTTCAATTTCCCGTTCCGGCAGTGA
- the rpsG gene encoding 30S ribosomal protein S7 has product MSRRHSAEKREVLPDPKFGNIIVTKFMNSVMYAGKKSVAEGIVYGAFGIIESKTKQNPLGVFEQALENVMPTIEVRSRRVGGATYQVPVEVRSTRRQALGIRWLIAAARERNEKTMTERLSAELLDASNNRGNAVKKREDVHRMAEANRAFSHYRW; this is encoded by the coding sequence ATGTCTCGTCGCCACTCTGCGGAAAAGCGCGAAGTTCTTCCGGATCCGAAGTTCGGGAACATCATCGTCACGAAGTTCATGAACTCGGTGATGTACGCCGGCAAGAAGTCGGTTGCGGAAGGCATCGTCTATGGTGCGTTCGGCATCATCGAGAGCAAGACCAAGCAGAACCCGCTCGGCGTGTTCGAGCAGGCGCTCGAGAACGTCATGCCGACGATCGAGGTTCGCTCCCGCCGCGTCGGCGGCGCGACCTACCAGGTTCCGGTCGAGGTTCGCTCGACCCGCCGGCAGGCTCTCGGCATTCGTTGGCTGATCGCGGCTGCCCGCGAGCGCAACGAGAAGACGATGACCGAGCGGCTCTCGGCCGAGCTCTTGGACGCATCGAACAACCGGGGGAACGCCGTCAAGAAGCGCGAAGACGTGCACCGCATGGCGGAAGCCAACCGCGCCTTCTCGCATTATCGCTGGTAA
- a CDS encoding 50S ribosomal protein L23, translated as MSKNIEPRHYDVILSPVVTEKATIASEHNKVLFKVAAKATKPQIKEAIEKLFDVKVKSVNTLVRKGKVKAFRGTIGSQSNSKRAIVTLEEGHRIDVTTGL; from the coding sequence ATGAGCAAGAACATCGAGCCTCGCCACTACGACGTGATCCTGTCGCCGGTCGTGACCGAAAAGGCGACGATCGCCTCGGAGCACAACAAGGTGCTGTTCAAGGTGGCCGCCAAGGCGACCAAGCCGCAGATCAAGGAAGCGATCGAGAAGCTGTTCGACGTCAAGGTCAAGAGCGTCAACACGCTGGTCCGCAAGGGCAAGGTCAAGGCCTTCCGCGGCACCATCGGCTCGCAGTCGAACAGCAAACGCGCGATCGTGACCCTCGAAGAGGGTCACCGGATCGACGTCACCACCGGTCTGTAA
- the rpsJ gene encoding 30S ribosomal protein S10: MNGQNIRIRLKAFDHRILDTSTREIVNTAKRTGAQVRGPIPLPTRIEKFTVNRSPHVDKKSREQFEMRTHKRLLDIVDPTPQTVDALMKLDLAAGVDVEIKL, from the coding sequence ATGAACGGCCAAAACATTCGTATCCGTCTCAAGGCGTTCGACCATCGTATCCTCGATACGTCGACCCGTGAGATCGTGAACACGGCGAAGCGCACCGGCGCGCAGGTCCGCGGACCCATTCCGCTGCCCACCCGCATCGAGAAGTTCACCGTCAACCGTTCGCCCCACGTCGACAAGAAGAGCCGCGAACAGTTCGAGATGCGCACGCACAAGCGCCTGCTCGACATCGTCGATCCGACCCCGCAGACCGTCGATGCTCTGATGAAGCTCGACCTGGCCGCCGGTGTCGACGTCGAGATCAAGCTCTAA
- the rpsQ gene encoding 30S ribosomal protein S17: MPKRTLQGVVVSDKQAKTIVVRVDRRFTHPIYKKTIRRSKNYHAHDESNQFKPGDMVWIEETKPISKLKRWVVIRGEHKKSA, translated from the coding sequence ATGCCGAAACGTACTTTGCAGGGCGTGGTCGTCAGCGACAAGCAAGCCAAGACCATCGTGGTGCGCGTCGACCGCCGCTTCACGCACCCGATCTACAAGAAGACGATCCGCCGTTCGAAGAACTACCACGCGCACGACGAGAGCAACCAGTTCAAGCCGGGCGACATGGTGTGGATCGAGGAAACCAAGCCGATTTCGAAGTTGAAGCGCTGGGTCGTGATCCGGGGCGAACACAAGAAAAGCGCCTGA
- the rpsC gene encoding 30S ribosomal protein S3 — translation MGQKINPIGLRLGINRTWDSRWFAGKQEYGKLLHEDVKIREILHKELKQAAVARIVIERPHKKCRVTIHSARPGVVIGKKGADIDKLRKKVADITSSDVVINIVEIRKPELDATLVAESIAQQLERRVAFRRAMKRAVQSAMRLGAEGIRINCSGRLGGAEIARMEWYREGRVPLHTLRADIDYGVATAFTTFGTCGVKVWIFKGEILEHDPMAQDKRMAEGETGGSGDRGGRQRRETAAA, via the coding sequence ATGGGTCAAAAGATCAATCCGATCGGTCTGCGTCTCGGCATCAACCGGACCTGGGATTCGCGCTGGTTCGCCGGCAAGCAGGAATACGGCAAGCTGTTGCACGAGGACGTCAAGATCCGCGAGATCCTGCACAAGGAGCTCAAGCAGGCGGCCGTCGCCCGCATCGTGATCGAGCGTCCGCACAAGAAGTGCCGCGTCACCATCCACTCGGCCCGTCCGGGCGTGGTGATCGGCAAGAAGGGCGCGGACATCGACAAGCTGCGCAAGAAGGTTGCTGACATCACCTCGTCCGACGTCGTCATCAACATCGTCGAGATCCGCAAGCCGGAGCTCGATGCGACGCTGGTGGCCGAATCGATCGCGCAGCAGCTCGAGCGCCGCGTGGCGTTCCGCCGAGCCATGAAGCGCGCCGTGCAGTCGGCGATGCGTCTTGGCGCGGAAGGCATCCGCATCAACTGCTCGGGACGTCTGGGCGGTGCGGAAATCGCGCGCATGGAATGGTACCGCGAAGGCCGCGTGCCGCTGCACACGCTGCGTGCCGACATCGACTACGGCGTTGCGACCGCGTTCACGACCTTCGGCACCTGCGGCGTCAAGGTCTGGATCTTCAAGGGCGAGATCCTCGAGCACGACCCGATGGCCCAGGACAAGAGAATGGCCGAAGGCGAGACCGGCGGCAGTGGCGATCGCGGTGGCCGTCAGCGCCGCGAGACGGCCGCTGCCTGA
- the rplN gene encoding 50S ribosomal protein L14, whose protein sequence is MIQMQTNLDVADNSGARRVMCIKVLGGSKRRYATIGDIIVVSIKEAIPRGKVKKGDVMKAVVVRVRKDIRRADGSVIRFDRNAAVLINNQSEPVGTRIFGPVPRELRAKNHMKIISLAPEVL, encoded by the coding sequence ATGATTCAGATGCAGACCAACCTCGACGTGGCCGACAATTCTGGCGCACGCCGTGTCATGTGTATCAAGGTGCTCGGGGGCTCCAAGCGCCGCTACGCCACGATCGGCGACATCATTGTCGTGTCGATCAAGGAAGCCATTCCGCGTGGCAAGGTGAAGAAGGGCGACGTGATGAAGGCCGTCGTGGTGCGCGTCCGTAAGGACATCCGCCGCGCCGACGGCTCGGTCATCCGCTTCGACCGCAACGCCGCCGTGCTGATCAACAACCAGTCCGAGCCGGTCGGCACCCGTATCTTCGGGCCCGTGCCGCGCGAGCTGCGCGCCAAGAACCACATGAAGATCATCTCGCTCGCGCCGGAGGTGCTGTGA
- the rplC gene encoding 50S ribosomal protein L3, which yields MRSGVIAQKVGMTRVFTEAGEHIPVTVLKLGNCQVVGHRTEEKNGYVALQLGSGSRKTVYMPKAERGQFAVAKVEPKRRVEEFRVTADAMIPVGAEIQADHFVVGQFVDVTGTSVGKGFAGGMKRWNFGGLRATHGVSISHRSIGSTGGRQDPGKTWKNKKMPGHMGVDRITTLNLRVVQTDVERGLILVEGAVPGSKGGWIRVRDAVKKPLPKEAPKPGKFKVAGDAEAAPAAQEA from the coding sequence ATGCGCTCCGGAGTGATCGCACAAAAGGTCGGGATGACGCGGGTCTTCACGGAGGCCGGCGAACATATCCCCGTGACCGTGCTGAAGCTCGGCAATTGCCAGGTCGTAGGCCACCGCACCGAAGAGAAGAACGGTTACGTCGCGCTCCAGCTCGGTTCGGGCAGCCGCAAGACCGTTTACATGCCGAAGGCCGAGCGCGGCCAGTTCGCGGTCGCCAAGGTCGAGCCGAAGCGCCGGGTCGAGGAATTCCGCGTCACCGCGGACGCCATGATCCCGGTCGGCGCCGAGATCCAGGCCGACCACTTCGTCGTCGGCCAGTTCGTCGACGTCACCGGCACCTCGGTCGGTAAGGGCTTCGCCGGCGGCATGAAGCGCTGGAACTTCGGCGGTCTGCGCGCCACGCACGGTGTGTCGATCTCGCACCGCTCGATCGGCTCGACCGGCGGCCGTCAGGACCCCGGCAAGACCTGGAAGAACAAGAAGATGCCCGGCCACATGGGTGTCGACCGCATCACCACGCTCAACCTTCGCGTCGTCCAGACCGATGTCGAGCGCGGCCTGATCCTCGTCGAAGGCGCCGTTCCCGGCTCCAAGGGCGGCTGGATCCGCGTGCGCGACGCCGTCAAGAAGCCGCTGCCGAAGGAAGCTCCGAAGCCCGGCAAGTTCAAGGTTGCTGGCGACGCGGAAGCCGCTCCGGCTGCGCAGGAGGCGTGA
- the rpmC gene encoding 50S ribosomal protein L29, protein MAQMKIEDIRAMSPDQQDEAILNLKKERFNLRFQRATGQLENTSRLREARRDIARIKTIAAQTRAKKK, encoded by the coding sequence ATGGCCCAGATGAAGATCGAAGACATCCGTGCGATGAGCCCCGACCAGCAGGATGAGGCCATCCTGAACCTGAAGAAGGAGCGCTTCAACCTGCGCTTCCAGCGCGCCACCGGGCAGCTCGAGAACACCTCGCGCCTGCGCGAGGCCCGCCGTGACATCGCCCGGATCAAGACCATCGCCGCGCAGACGCGCGCGAAGAAGAAGTAA
- the tuf gene encoding elongation factor Tu, translating to MAKAKFERTKPHCNIGTIGHVDHGKTSLTAAITKILAETGGATFTAYDQIDKAPEEKARGITISTAHVEYETTNRHYAHVDCPGHADYVKNMITGAAQMDGAILVVSAADGPMPQTREHILLARQVGVPALVVFLNKCDMVDDPELLELVELEVRELLSKYEFPGDKIPIIKGSALAALEDSDKKLGHDAILELMRNVDEYIPQPERPIDQPFLMPVEDVFSISGRGTVVTGRVERGVVKVGEEIEIVGLRATQKTTVTGVEMFRKLLDQGQAGDNIGALLRGTKREDVERGQVLAKPGSVKPHTKFKAEAYILTKEEGGRHTPFFTNYRPQFYFRTTDVTGVVHLPEGTEMVMPGDNIAMEVHLIVPIAMEEKLRFAIREGGRTVGAGVVASIIE from the coding sequence ATGGCCAAAGCAAAGTTTGAACGTACCAAGCCGCACTGCAACATCGGCACCATCGGTCACGTCGACCATGGCAAGACGTCGCTGACCGCGGCGATCACCAAGATCCTCGCCGAGACCGGCGGTGCGACGTTCACCGCGTACGACCAGATCGACAAGGCGCCGGAAGAGAAGGCGCGCGGCATCACCATCTCGACCGCGCACGTCGAGTACGAGACCACGAACCGCCACTACGCCCACGTCGACTGCCCCGGCCACGCCGACTACGTGAAGAACATGATCACCGGCGCCGCCCAGATGGACGGTGCGATCCTGGTCGTGTCGGCCGCTGACGGCCCGATGCCGCAGACCCGCGAGCACATCCTGCTCGCCCGCCAGGTCGGCGTGCCCGCGCTCGTCGTGTTCCTCAACAAGTGCGACATGGTCGACGATCCGGAGCTGCTCGAGCTGGTCGAGCTCGAAGTCCGCGAGCTGCTCTCGAAGTACGAATTCCCCGGCGACAAGATCCCGATCATCAAGGGTTCGGCGCTCGCCGCTCTCGAGGACTCCGACAAGAAGCTCGGCCACGACGCCATCCTCGAGCTGATGCGCAACGTCGACGAGTACATCCCGCAGCCGGAGCGTCCGATCGACCAGCCGTTCCTGATGCCGGTTGAAGACGTGTTCTCGATCTCGGGCCGCGGCACCGTCGTGACCGGCCGTGTCGAGCGCGGCGTCGTCAAGGTCGGCGAGGAAATCGAGATCGTCGGTCTCCGCGCCACCCAGAAGACCACCGTCACCGGCGTCGAAATGTTCCGCAAGCTGCTCGATCAGGGCCAGGCCGGCGACAACATCGGCGCGCTGCTCCGCGGCACCAAGCGCGAGGACGTCGAGCGCGGCCAGGTTCTGGCCAAGCCGGGTTCGGTCAAGCCGCACACCAAGTTCAAGGCTGAGGCCTACATCCTCACCAAGGAAGAAGGCGGTCGCCACACCCCGTTCTTCACCAACTACCGTCCGCAGTTCTACTTCCGCACCACCGACGTGACCGGTGTCGTGCACCTGCCGGAAGGCACCGAGATGGTGATGCCGGGCGACAACATCGCGATGGAAGTGCACCTGATCGTCCCGATCGCGATGGAAGAGAAGCTCCGTTTCGCGATCCGCGAAGGCGGCCGCACCGTCGGCGCCGGCGTCGTCGCCTCGATCATCGAGTAA
- the rpsS gene encoding 30S ribosomal protein S19 yields the protein MVRSVWKGPFVEGSLLKKADAARASGRHDVIKIWSRRSTILPQFVGLTFGVYNGQKHVPVAVNEEMVGHKFGEFSPTRTFHGHSGDKKAKKA from the coding sequence ATGGTTCGTTCAGTCTGGAAAGGCCCGTTCGTCGAGGGTTCTCTGCTCAAGAAGGCAGATGCCGCGCGCGCGTCCGGCCGTCACGACGTCATCAAGATCTGGAGCCGTCGCTCGACGATCCTGCCGCAATTCGTCGGCCTGACCTTCGGCGTCTACAATGGTCAGAAGCACGTGCCGGTGGCCGTGAACGAGGAAATGGTCGGTCACAAGTTCGGCGAGTTCTCGCCGACCCGGACCTTCCATGGCCACTCCGGCGACAAGAAAGCCAAGAAGGCTTGA
- the rplX gene encoding 50S ribosomal protein L24, with the protein MAAKIRKGDKVVVLTGRDKGRTGEVFEVRPDAGTALVRGINMVKRHQKQTQAQEGGIISKEAPIHLSNIAYVGKDGKPTRVGFKILADGKKVRIAKSSGAEIDG; encoded by the coding sequence ATGGCTGCGAAGATCCGCAAGGGCGACAAGGTCGTCGTGCTGACCGGCCGCGACAAGGGCCGCACCGGCGAAGTGTTCGAGGTTCGCCCCGACGCCGGCACCGCGCTGGTGCGCGGCATCAACATGGTCAAGCGTCACCAGAAGCAGACGCAGGCCCAGGAGGGCGGCATCATCTCGAAAGAGGCGCCGATCCACCTGTCCAACATCGCGTATGTCGGCAAGGACGGAAAGCCGACCCGCGTCGGATTCAAGATTCTGGCGGACGGCAAGAAGGTCCGCATCGCCAAGAGCTCGGGAGCTGAGATCGATGGCTGA